ttcagtgtgacatgatccttcactaattattctcatatgaggatttcataatcaagaaacatttatgattattatctgtgttgaaaacagatgtgctgcctaaaaatgttgtggaaaccatgatagcctacatgttatttttcaggattctttaatgaatagaaagttcaaatgatagcatttatttgcattcattaaataaattatcatcttttgtaatattaaaaatatctcttgtgatcaatttaatgcatgtctgatcaacaaaagtattaatttctctcttttttaatttttccacaaatgtttatatggtttccacaaaaattaagcagcaccatgagcagcacaactgataataatcataaatgtgtgttgatcatcagatcctcatctgagaatgattagtgaaggatcatgtgacactgaagactggagtaatgatgataaattcagctttgatcacaggaataaatcacactttactatatattcacacagagaacagcatggtttacattagaatatatatatatttttacattgcataaaatctatgaagtgttaatgcacaagtgtttgtaggctagtatataaaccaattataaaattggcacaaaaaaaggagaataatattatagatattaattagtggttattgttcagcagtgtatttgatatcttgcccaattaaaagcaagagatgcgataaattatattggtccaaaaaaataaataatttctgtccccctcacttctgaaaagatggctacgcccctgcaagtaacttagtgctgtcaaaaatattgatatttttttcgatcggtctgaatttcgcacgggattagACACATAATTCTACAAATTCCTGCAGATTTTGCGCTCATATCTGAAGTGGGCACATACCGTTATAATGCCgacctctgacatacaagtaaataaaataaaaaatagctcaTTTTCCCAGCTtattaatggtcaaatacacacaaaaaattttACACTGTTCATCTGGGTGTGTATTAACGTAAATACAGTCGTAAACAGTtcagaagaatgagtaacaggaacagtgttttgaTTCCACACTcgcgtcaggtcttaaaggggcagcagttattcaaactacaaaaagacaaaatatcACCTGCTGCTCTTTACTGATTAtcttgtgtaactttaacagattaatatgtatttaatttttacaataaaaatccAATGTTATTGTAAATTTGAtaacttgtttatttttttaattcagtgtcTCACCTGAATACAGTTAGACCTAGGCCTACctgatttatttgtgctattgtttttgcttatttgttcttattttattactgttttctcttctttttaccatttgaagtcaagctttcttgtgctgtatgtaagctactgcaacacaattaccccattgtagaCCACGCACTGTaagcatatttgtgagataattgtaatggtaattgatcaatgattatgaaaaaaaagcttaagctttatcatataaagtgatctcttcaaaAGAAATacttgattgcctagacttttaatagacatacacacacaaaaaagaaattaattaaaaatagaaaaggtcAATGAGGTACATGTGATTGACTGTCTACCTCAAAGAcgaatgttttcatttttaaaatgttcaataaatGAATTGAAAGTTAAGTGAACCCGTCGAGTGATTTTGTTTAGGCTAATTGTTTTTACAATTACCCCAAAGGCAGGTTAGATAGTAAGCAAAATTTACTTAGACagtgatacatttaaaataaataaaacttgtgATTTGTTTAAATATCTGATCCTTCTGCTTTACGAAACATGATTTTGGCTGTTTATATTATCatctttttaatgtgatgataacactaaataataattttgacaatgtattggtatgtaatttacagcggtgttaggtgctggaaaaatcattaaaattgaccttgaaagtgcttgaaaagtgcttgaatttgacctttgaaaaggtgtacgaaCCCTGAACTGTTTACCGCTCTAACTCCACAATTCACAGTCTTTGTAATGTTTCAGCAATACATTTctaacattcttggaaacaaaTCTCAGAATTTCCTTTACAGGGACATTAAACAGAGCTGTAACTCATAAGATGTTATATTTAACCAGCTgctcttaatttatttttgtccagGTCTCATGGAGTGTTCCTCATAAGCAGGCCAGCTCTGGCACATATCAGGTCAAATTCTTTGACGAGGAGTCTTACAGCACTCTAAGAAAGGTTGGTGAAATTAAGGAAATgattgataaaaaaatatagttCTCTTAAATACGATTGTAATTTAGTTACCCTCATGCCATTGTGATATACATGTATGACAttcttaaatatattttgttccacagaagaaagtcatacaggttgtATGACTgtatttcttctgtggaacataaaatatatttaagaatTTCAGACATGTATATCACAATGTGTATATAAATcagtgtattttttacaatacatTTAACATACTTGATGAGACTGTGTGCATTCAATGGTGATGATGAAAAATGTTAATGCTTTCAGGCTCAAAGAAACAATGAAGATATTGATGCTATCAAGCCTTTGTTCTCTGTCAATGTGGATCACAGGGTGAGTATGCATACTAATCTTTGACAACAGCTACCTCATCTGTGTATTGAAGCTTAGACAAATCTATAAACTtgcatttacaaaaaataactCCCACACTTGATATTTTTGCTATTGATTGTTTACTTAATATGATTTGGCTGTTTATTTACCTTTATATGTATGAATTGCAGGGTGCGTGGAGTGGTCCCTGGGTGTCCACTGAGGTCTTGGCTGCTCTGATTGGCATTGTGGTCTACTACCTGGCCTACAGCACAAAAAGTGCTATCCAAGCTTGAGATGAGGAGAAAAGTCTCATTTTCCACCATACTGTTCAAAGTGGTCTTCAGGCATTCCTTCTGCTATTTTAATGTGCAGGGTTTAGTGCCATTGACACATTGGCTGAAACGAGATTGTTTTGATGTACAGCTTGAAAGTATTGATGTGGACATTAATTATAACAGCCAAGGTGGTTTTGTGGTTTTGCTTTTTTTCCTAACAGACACTGTCAAGAATTTAAGACAACATTTTTCATCTATGCTATCAATATTAAAACCGCAAAGGGTCAAAAACTGAGGTGATTTATCTGTGACTCATCATCATAGTCCagttatgtattttaaaatgtcccaAATATCGATGAAATTCATTGAGTATGGGAATAAACAACTTTTCAAAAAGTTTGACTGagtcatttcatttttaatgaagATACTTCATTTACATTGAGACATCagctattatatattacacatgTGCATATGTATATACATTCACACCCCATTTGCAGTATTTAGTATATTTTTGAGGAAGCAAAAGAAAGGTCATAATCTGCTTCGGTTACGTAAATTTACGTCTGGGATTTTCTATATATTTGCATTAATAGGTCATCTGATGCACCTTTATGGCAGAACCAGAATAGGCGGGGCTTAGGATAGCAGGCTTTGCGACGTTTATTTTTTAGGGGGGTGATTTGTTACCAGTCAAGTGCAAAAGATGGTAGTGAAtcgagtttttttttttttttggagcaaGATTGATTTTCCTGcactgtgtttgtcatgttaaGTATATTCCAGCAGCAATTTGTCTGTCGATTACGAATTATCTAATTTGTTATATAGTGATAACCAGCTCCCCTCTTCAAGATTAGTTGGTTCAGTCCGCAAGCGTGCCGCGTCCATACTCGTTTCTATGACCAAGCGTGTATGTAAAACACGCTCTCCGTTTCTTTGAAACGACTCACATTTTCTCTCACTTCCCCTCGGTTCACCATCTGAGTGAGGAATTACTACAATTAAGTATAAGTTAACCATGTCAGTTTCCGAGCCACCGTCGGTAGACTGTGGCGGAGCGGGAGGGTATGGAGCTTTTTACCCGGCAGGATACCAGGCGTTGCACCCGGAGGAGCACGGCCTAGACCGCGGCTTCCGACTCACGGCCTTTTCTGATATGAAAGGATGAGGGTGTAAAGTCCCGCAGGAGACTCTGCTCAAACTCCTGCAGGGACTAGAGCCTGACCGCACGCCCGGAGAGGACGGCGGTTCAGGGACGGGTATTGGAGACGAGACCGCTGATTTCGGGCAACTTGTTTCAGTTCCCCAGGGTCCTCGACTAGGTAAAGTATGAGCCGAGCGCTGACCTGTCACATCAAAGCTGTCAAAAAGCGTGCACTGGTTGAGGTTGGTGAACCGATCGTTCGTTTGAGTCGGATCTTTTCAACGAATCGGTTGAACGGTTCCCAAAAACTGTCGTACCCAGAAACCGGAGTTTGTTGATAGCAAGAAAGAAAATTTGAAGTAAACCGAGGATTTGACTGATAGGGTGAAAAGCAAGTTACCTAAATAACttacttttttatataaaatgaaacGAGTCAGACTTCCCCATCATTGCCCCCAAACGGATATAATAAAAGCGCTCGATATTTTTGCAAACAGACCGGACTGACAGCAGTTTGATAGTTAACCAACCGGTTTAGCAAATAAATGCTTATTTATTATTGTGAGGTTTTTGCTGTAAAGTTTTAGATCCATAACGTCCGTGTTAGTAAAACTCTTTGTTTAACTTTTGACTTATATCCTTTTAATTAATAACCTCTGAAGGTGTGAACTATGGACCCAGGCTTGCTTGCCACTGAAAATAGATCACAAGTAATTTAACAAAAATGCTTCTTGCAAACTGAATGATTTTTATAATGGTTTAAGTCCTCGTATTATATAATTCAAAGCTTCTATGAACATGCATGCATGGTGAGTGAAAAATAATTTCATTGTTCTTTCTTGACTGCAGGTATTGGAATGGACTCATGTGTGATCCCTCTGAGGCATGGAGGTCTGTCCCTGGTCCAAACCACAGATTTCTTCTACCCTTTAGTGGAGGATCCTTACATGATGGTGGGTGGAATCTATTAATGCTTAAGAAAAATTAGCATGCAACTCGCACAAATAAGTGACTCTCCTGTCCATTGTTTTACAGGGACGAATCGCCTGTGCAAATGTTCTGAGTGATCTGTACGCTATGGGCATCACAGAGTGTGACAACATGCTTATGCTTCTCAGTGTCAGTCAGAAGATGAATGAGAAGGTGTGCGGGAATCTcagttttctttctttctgtagtattaatttttggTTTTACCTTTTTAAAGCTAATGCAATAAATGTCATTTTCTGTGTATATATGGACTTGTTCAAATGTTTAATATTCTGCATGATATTTTTGCAAAATCATAAAGATGAgcatgaaatgtttttttctgtacCGTGTGTATGTTCTTTTAGGAGAGAGAGCATGTGATGCCTTTAATGATGAAGGGCTTCCGTGATGCGGCGGAGGAGGGCGGGACTTCAGTAACCGGGGGACAAACAGTCATCAATCCCTGGATCATCGTTGGGGGCGTGGCCTCTGTTGTGTGTCAGCCCAATGATTTCATCATGTGAGTGTTTCTCTCTGATTTCTCATGAATCAAAGGACTTGTATATTTGTTTACTTGGTTCTGAAGGGTTCTTGCCTGACGTGATCcaaactgcccgagctcaaatgttgtggccggggctgagttcggctgacatccaggctagaaGGGTCCAGTTTTTCCTAAACAAACATTTACCACAATTTTTAAAAGGAACTATTCCTTGAGTCTCATTCACTAAGCATGCAATTTGTTTGTGAAATGTGCGTAAGAAGGATTTTACAAATCACGATtcccttgaaaaaaaaaaaaaaaaaaaaaaaaaaaatatatataaatatatatatatatatatatatatatatatattttacatttacaaaaacaTGTATGCAACCACATgtatgcaaaaaaaacttgtatgTTAAGAAGTTAGCTATATTTCATCCTAACATGAATTGGCATGTGCATCATTGAATATATATtgcattatttgtattatataattaatacaattaaatgtAATCTTAAACGGATTCATTATATGCATTTAAAGAATGCAAAAAAAGTTGCATTATAGCTTCAGCTGCGAGGTTTCTCTGAATTACGCAGATACACGCGAGGTTTCTCTGAATTACGCAGATATACGCGAGGTTTCTCTAAATTACGCAGATACACGCGAGGTTTCTCTGAATTACGCAGATACACGCGAGGTTTCTCTGAATTACGCAGATATACGCGAGGTTTCTCTAAATTACGCAGATACACGCGAGGTTTCTCTGAATTACGCAGATACACGCGAGGTTTCTCTGAATTACGCAGATATACGCGAGGTTTCTCTGAATTACGCAGATATACGCGAGGTTTCTCTGAATTACGCAGATATACGCGAGGTTTCTCTGAATTACGCAGTTACACATTAGTTACAGATGTACTAATGGCTAATGGGAGCTCTGTAATCTGGGTCTTTATAAAAGCTGTTTATTGTGAGAAATGTAGAGGGTCTGGCGAGAGCACATCTGACCAGCGACAAGTTTAACCGGTGTGACGAAAGGCTATAAGGAAAGCGTGTGTGGTAAGCCCTTATATGGAGGTGGTTTGGGTATGTTTTATGCAAATGACTAACGTCTTGCACGCGGCCACTCAATTCCAAATTCACTAACATCCGAATAGAGGGTTGAATGCAAATTAATCTGCAtacaaatgttttgtgaatcagGCAGAGTTTTTTAGTGAGGAGTTCTGTGCGCATAATTATAAAAGAATCCATGCAATTATTAGTGAACAAGATCCATCGTCTGGCACTTCACTGGTTGTTTCCATTTTGTAAATGCTTGCATATGTCTGTTTATATGCAGGCCTGACAGTGCTGTACCTGGTGACGTGTTAGTTCTCACTAAACCTTTGGGAACTCAAGTAGCAGTGAATGCACATCAGTGGCTGGATATAGTGAGTATACATTTTTATCTTTGGAATGATTGCTTGTGTGGTTCTTTCCTCCCTTCCCCCTTTTTTTGTATGACGTTATGAAGAGATGAAAACCTAATATCATTTCTCTCTGTATCTCttttacctttatttgtttcagCCTGAGAAATGGAACAAGATAAAGTTGGTGATTTCAAAGGAGGAGGTGGAGCAAGCTTATCAGGAGGCTATGCTCAATATGGCTACCCTCAATCGCACTGGTATGTCATTGCATAAGCATTATTAGTGTGGATTATTTTTAACAATGGGGCCAATATTCATTACACACCTCCTAGTTTTGcaacttttttattaaatcagAGGGCCTATATGTGTACTTTCAAATGacacaataaaatatattttgcagtACTACTAAAGATTCTGGATAAATTCACAGAATCAAGAATCTCAATTTTTCTTTAAGACAGAGAACCCGATTCTTCACTTCTATAACTTATTTGTAACAGAAATATTGATACTGTGATGTTGAAAAGAGTTTATAGCTGTTATGATGTTATGCAGTTTATAGCTATACACAACTGGTTCCAGTGTCATTTAGGAATGAGATTGCGATTTCTTGATGATTTGTGCAGCTCTACTTTGCCGTctcaggaataaattgcattttaaaatgtattacaatagAAAACGGTCAAagtgtaatatttcataatatatattttttttacatgagaCTTTCCAAAACATGAACTAAATCTTACCTTAatattttgaatggtagtgtgaGGTAATTTTAGCAGTAATTTTGAGCCAAATACAACAGATTTTATATTGTCTTAAAGTTCTCTTTTCTCTTTCCAGCTGCAGCCTTAATGCACAAATTTAATGCACACGCTGCCACGGACATCACAGGCTTTGGGATCATAGGCCACGCACGAAATCTCGCCCAGCAGCAGAGAAATGACGTTGCCTTTGTCATTCACAACCTTCCCATTATTTCTAAAATGGCTGCAATCAGCAAAGCTGGTGGCAACCTGTTTGGGCTTTTACAGGGCACCTCTTCTGAAACATCAGGTGAGAGTCACAGCTCAATGCACAAACAcaatcattttaaagtgaattacactgtaacaaagcACTTTTCATCCGTCATTCTCCTTGCATCACCCAAACTTTAAAGTGCAAAGTAATGTTCAAAGATGTCTTTCTCTACATGTTGTAATCAGTAGCAAtaagtgaatatatatatatagctgtttagtatgattttttttttaaagcttactATTAAGGATGCGGCAAATTTTCGGCCACCGAAAATGGCCCAAAAGCGCATTTTCGGCCGAAATGTGATGACGCAAACAGACACCGTGACCTCCACGTGCTTGTCTAAAGCAACATGTCTGCAGTGTCGGACGTATGTggttcatctcgcatctgatgacgcatctattgtatgggttgtaacttgaaaataatgctttgtttatgtttctgtcgattGATACATGTGATGGCTCCTCTGTgatacactacaacagcgataataaaagaaaaacgggcaaaacggtctctctttgtaaactttaaaCAATGTATGCGAGAGCTGCTGTATGTTCGACTATGACCAGTCGTTTCCGCCGTCAGTACCTGAGTTTAGACTCAGAAGACGTGAATGAGAACTCGTGCGCATGCTGTGAGATCTGTCTCTGTATGGGGTTACTTTTCTGCCACAATTCTGCACGTGTAAGATCATATTTTGAGAGCGCAAAAGGGCATTTCACACGCACGTGAACTGAGTTTTGCGGAGAAATGTTTGTCTCGCAAATAAAGTATTTGGAGCAAACGAAAATTCATTTATTTGGATGTGCGctgattattatatttcacatgtgcAACGTCTTGTTTGCTTGTGCTCTGATACCCGTTCTGACTGTTCGACTGCTCAACACAACTCAGCGTTACAATATGACATAATCCCAGCCAATCAGAGATGAGACTGATAAATTCTGATAGGCTGGCTTAACCTCTCACAAGACTTCTTGCATTACTCTACAGCTGACAAGGAAATATACATGGTGGAAATATACGCGGAAAATCGAATTTAACACCGTTATAAAGTCTTTGACATTTATTTCCAAGTTCAAATGTTTACCATTTGACAAACACGCATAAGTATCTTATTTGTTCTAAATTAATATCAAATCGTATCAAGTAGATAATAGTTCTTCTTACTGATCTTCAAGTTATTTAgagaacatttattttcagaaaTAAAACTGGACAGACTTTTCGcctaaattaattaatgaatgtGAACAAAAACGGCCTCTgaatattcaaaaataaaagccatcaaataaacatagcaatgcaatttaaaacaataaaatattaatatacttCATATCCTTGAATTTATCTAAActcagaacaaaacaaaaacattcatgACAGATGTTCTTTAAAAAAGAGTAATAATTTGATTGTGCTAAAAAGACTGGATTACTCATTTtacatactatttaggatgtatattgtgtgtgtgtgtgtgtgtgtgtatatatataaaatattaaggggggggggggggggggggggtgaaatgctgtttcatgcatactgatctttttacactgttaaagacttggattcccatcctaaacatagacaaagtttcaaacactaagttggacgtttgatggagtatttctgtgttaaaaatactccttccggtttctcacaagtttcggagagtttttttcgagtatgggtccgcttgacgtcgacgttgaccctgcccttgataaaacaccagcagctgacatggcaccccagaccaccacagtcagtgatggtctggggtgccatgtcagctgctggtgttggtcctcTGGATGtctctactccagactcagtccactgcttccgcaggtcccccaaggtctggaatcggtccttctccacaatcttcctcatggtccggtcacctcttcttctTTCATGatctgtatgccaaaatcatcagtattaaaacaataaaagacctgaaatatttcagttggtgtgcaatgaatttaaaatatatgaaagtttagttttatcattacattatggaaaataatgaacttttatcacacatgcaatttttttgagaaggacctgtatatttgTCATTCTGAGTATATACATAATGATATGACAAGCATGGACATGCATACGTTTTATACTTCTTCCTTTTATATGAATTTGGAACAAATAAGATACTTATGCGTGTTTGTCAAATGGTAGACATTTGAACTTGGAAATAAATGTCAAAGACTTTATAACGGTGTTAAATTCGATTTTCCGCGTATATTTCCACCATGTATACTTCCTTGTCAGCTGTAGAGTAATGTAGGAAGTCTTGTGAGAGGTTAAGCCAGCCTATCAGAATTTATCAGTCTCATCTCTGATTGGCTGGGATTATGTCATATTGTAACGCTGAGTTGTGTTGAGCAGTCAGACCGGGTATCAGAGCACAAGCAAACGAGACGTTGCACATGTAAAATATGTCGGCGCACATccaaataagattattttaaatgcaaaatggaTTTTCGTTTGCTCAAAATACTTTCTTATTTGCGAGACGAACATTTCTCCGTGAAATTCAGTTCACGCCTGCACGAAATGCCCTTTTGCGTGCACAAAATATGCTTTAactttaatatactttaaacagttaaatatgcagttattttacatttgattactttattacatttctgtacctttctgtaGGCCAGTAGGCctttacattatttaatgtacacatgagtgaggtcaagttaaacattttagttagaattttattttagtctgtgcattgttgcaatgtgctaaataaatgtatggaTAATTTGTTATTgatttatttgaaactttaatattaatttatgcaattgcaatgcctttttttacatttatttttttagtaaagttacacagtcatagccataaatgcaatgggtACTATTGGTTACAATTACTAATAATTAGCTTAATTTATTTCGGTTTTTCGGccttggtttcctctttttctgtttcggccaagaatttttatttcGGTGCATCTCTACTTACTATTAAAATAGTCCACTAACAATATTGATATTCACATTTGCTAAAATGCACATGATATCCACGGACCTCCGCAGGTTTTATTAATCAATTAATCATTTATCAATTCTTGAAAATAAACGTTCCTGGTTAGTAGTTAGTTTCTGTAAGCTCTTAGGTAGATAATGCATATTTTTCCTGTCTCTCTCAGGTGGTCTGTTGATTTGCTTGCCACGGGAGCAGGCAGCCCGGTTTTGCGCCGAAATGAAATCCAGTCGTATGGGTTTGTCTGGAGCGGTGGGGCAGGATGGAGGGGTGGGTGATGGGCAACAGGCTTGGATTATTGGCATCGTGGAGAAGGGCAATCGCTGCGCCCGCATCATCGACAAACCTCGGATCATAGAGGTCCCTTACCGTGGCTCTGTGGTCAATGCGCAGGAGGGGAGCAACAATAATGCCAGTCCTCCTGAGGTGCAGCAGACGTAACAACTCAACGACCCGCACAGACGGTCTCTGTGATCATTGTTCTTTACCCCTGACCCTTACTATGTCCTCAGTCGGAATGATTGATAgatttgaatgtgtgtgtgtgtgtgtgtgtgtgttaataacAGACATAGTGTTTGTGAAGGACGGTATGTGTGGTTACTCTTGCTGTCCATTCCCTCCCCCTGTTCAACCAAAGGGTTGAGAGCAACAgaccaaaaatattttaactgaCCTGGTGGGAGATGGAATGGACAGCAAGCAAACTTATTTTCATCTCTCATTCTTTCAAACCCACACACTTCTTTGGAATCCCCCCCATGTTTACCAGCTATTAAAAGGATGTGAGCCAAACCATAAAAGCTAACTTTAGTAATTAACCCCTATGTTGCTTTAAACCTGAGAgcttttttatttctgtggaaCGTAGAAGTAGGAATTTTAGGCAGACAGTTTTCTATAAAAACATCATGAAAGTCCTTCTGCACCATATTCAAGGTCTTTTCAAGCTACTTTAAAAGTGATTTTCTTGCTCTGTATAGCTTATCTTCCAGTAAAAATATCTAATCATTCTTAAGTtaagaacatttttgagaagcAAAATGACATCTTGTTTATGgaaaaattatgaaaatgaaGTGAGgtttataaacttttttttttttaatgggataagaaaaataactgttttcccTTAATAAGAGAAATAAGGGTTTTTCTTACCCTATTGGCAGATACATCTCTTGTTTTAAGTTTAAACACTTACTTTTGATGCATTTTTTCAGAAAACCGGACATAATCCAATATTTGGTCCTCCCAAGTCAAGTGTATGAACGCTTGCATATTTGTACTGGACAGAGTAAGAAAGTTATCATGCAAAATTTGTTACCCTGTTAACTCAAGATTAAGTGAGTAACTGTAGTTATTTGGAAAATGACTCTTAATTCTGCTTTTGTGTTCCTCTGGAAACAgcattcaggtttggaacaagtTTAGAAAAAGATTGAccgaagtttttttttttttttttcttgcggAAATGAGTATGAAACGCATCCAGAGCTTAATTTTTTCTGCTTGCTGAGGCTTTGAGACATCACATTAAAATGAAGCCGGGTTTACGAAGAACACATTCCAATGAGTTCCTGATCAATCAGACAATTTGAATAGCAAATATCGTAAGTGACAATCAAACGTGTTTTCTTTTAAGCCATCCGACAAACACATGTCGAAGCTGAACACTATCACACCAATGTATAAAGGAGCCTGAGTAATCCCAAATGTTGGCTTAGTTGAGATATTTAATGAAACCATcgatatttatttttgtcaaagatTTAAATGCAATTATCCAAATTtcgaatgttttttttgttgttgtttatctTGTATCCAATCAGTCTGATTCATCTACCTGTTTTAATAGGGCATTCTTGTAACATTGCCATATGTCTGGTAAAATTAGGTTATAATGTTCTTTCTTGTGGGGTGTTTTCCTGAATAGAGTGACCTTACTCTGGTTAAAGTAGGTTAGAACGGttcttcattcataaaaatatgGACATGTGTAAAGGTTTTAGGGGCAGCAGTTAATTATTAATGATTTTGGTGAGATTTTGAACAGAAGATAAGGTAGTCTGGTTCTCCCTCATGTATCTGAGAAAGGGTTGAGCAGCTTTCTCTGGTCCAGCGGTTGAGCCC
This region of Pseudorasbora parva isolate DD20220531a chromosome 6, ASM2467924v1, whole genome shotgun sequence genomic DNA includes:
- the ssr4 gene encoding translocon-associated protein subunit delta yields the protein MMRIITAILALCLSLCAAETCTDPVISPSSYTTTDALISSETVFIVELSLACANGAQSVALYADVNGKQFPVTRGQDVGKYQVSWSVPHKQASSGTYQVKFFDEESYSTLRKAQRNNEDIDAIKPLFSVNVDHRGAWSGPWVSTEVLAALIGIVVYYLAYSTKSAIQA
- the sephs3 gene encoding selenide, water dikinase 3 — its product is MSVSEPPSVDCGGAGGYGAFYPAGYQALHPEEHGLDRGFRLTAFSDMKGUGCKVPQETLLKLLQGLEPDRTPGEDGGSGTGIGDETADFGQLVSVPQGPRLGIGMDSCVIPLRHGGLSLVQTTDFFYPLVEDPYMMGRIACANVLSDLYAMGITECDNMLMLLSVSQKMNEKEREHVMPLMMKGFRDAAEEGGTSVTGGQTVINPWIIVGGVASVVCQPNDFIMPDSAVPGDVLVLTKPLGTQVAVNAHQWLDIPEKWNKIKLVISKEEVEQAYQEAMLNMATLNRTAAALMHKFNAHAATDITGFGIIGHARNLAQQQRNDVAFVIHNLPIISKMAAISKAGGNLFGLLQGTSSETSGGLLICLPREQAARFCAEMKSSRMGLSGAVGQDGGVGDGQQAWIIGIVEKGNRCARIIDKPRIIEVPYRGSVVNAQEGSNNNASPPEVQQT